From Streptomyces sp. NBC_01754, a single genomic window includes:
- a CDS encoding LacI family DNA-binding transcriptional regulator encodes MSRTEHNGTGRRRPPTIHDVAREAGVSRGTVSRVLNGGHNVSPAALDAVRSAIRRTGYTVNRHARSLITGRSDSVAFLLTEPQERFFEDPNFNVLLRGCTTALAAHDIPLLLMIAGTEAERRRNMRYIAGHVDGVLLVSSHSGDPVAAQLHEAGVPLVACGKPLGQGSKVSYVAADDLGGARDMVRHLHGAGRRRIATVTGPLDTPGGVERLAGYRATLAECGLPHDEALVVPGDYSRAGGEAAATLLLERAPDIDAVFVGSDLMAQGVLTALERAGRRVPEDIAVGGFDDSPAALAARPELTTVRQPWDRISSEMVRVLLAQIGGEDPAAVILPTELVRRDSA; translated from the coding sequence ATGAGCCGCACGGAACACAACGGCACGGGACGCCGCAGGCCGCCGACGATCCATGACGTCGCCCGGGAGGCCGGTGTCTCCAGGGGCACGGTCTCCCGGGTGCTCAACGGCGGCCACAACGTCAGCCCGGCCGCGCTCGACGCGGTCCGGTCCGCCATCCGCCGGACCGGGTACACCGTGAACCGGCACGCCCGGTCCCTGATCACCGGCCGCTCCGACTCGGTGGCGTTCCTGCTGACCGAGCCGCAGGAGCGGTTCTTCGAGGACCCGAACTTCAACGTGCTGCTGCGCGGCTGCACCACCGCGCTCGCCGCGCACGACATCCCGCTGCTGCTGATGATCGCGGGGACGGAGGCGGAACGCCGGCGCAACATGCGCTACATCGCCGGGCACGTGGACGGGGTGCTGCTGGTCTCCAGCCACTCCGGCGACCCGGTCGCCGCCCAGCTCCACGAGGCGGGCGTCCCCCTGGTGGCCTGCGGCAAGCCGCTCGGGCAGGGGTCGAAGGTCAGTTACGTCGCGGCGGACGACCTGGGCGGCGCCCGCGACATGGTGCGCCATCTGCACGGGGCCGGGCGGCGCCGGATCGCCACGGTGACCGGGCCGCTGGACACCCCGGGCGGTGTGGAGCGCCTGGCCGGCTACCGGGCGACGCTCGCCGAGTGCGGGCTGCCCCACGACGAGGCGCTGGTCGTGCCCGGAGACTACAGCCGGGCGGGCGGCGAGGCGGCGGCCACGCTGCTGCTGGAGCGGGCACCGGACATCGACGCGGTGTTCGTCGGGTCCGACCTGATGGCCCAGGGGGTGCTCACCGCGCTGGAGCGGGCGGGCCGCCGGGTGCCCGAGGACATCGCGGTCGGGGGCTTCGACGACTCCCCCGCCGCGCTCGCCGCCCGCCCGGAGCTGACGACGGTCCGTCAGCCGTGGGACCGGATCAGCTCCGAGATGGTACGGGTGCTGCTGGCGCAGATCGGCGGGGAGGACCCGGCCGCGGTCATCCTCCCCACCGAACTGGTGCGCCGGGACTCGGCGTGA
- a CDS encoding MarR family winged helix-turn-helix transcriptional regulator, with translation MKADSTAPEDPVCTGALPSAARGGPVSHAVSRIARLHRIAAGKLLKGLGLYPGQEFLMMCLWDGGAVRQSELIRAVDLDPSTVTKMLQRLDQAGHVRRRPDPDDRRAVLVEATEDSCGLHTSVRDAWSSLEEHTLAGLEPAERAELLRLLAKVEANLCRQVEDCPGAD, from the coding sequence ATGAAGGCCGACAGCACCGCCCCCGAGGACCCCGTCTGCACCGGGGCCCTGCCCAGCGCCGCCCGCGGCGGCCCGGTCAGCCACGCGGTGTCGCGGATCGCCCGGCTGCACCGGATCGCGGCCGGGAAGCTGCTCAAGGGCCTCGGGCTCTATCCCGGCCAGGAGTTCCTGATGATGTGCCTGTGGGACGGCGGGGCGGTCCGCCAGTCGGAACTGATCAGGGCCGTGGACCTCGACCCGTCCACCGTCACCAAGATGCTCCAGCGGCTCGACCAGGCCGGACATGTGCGCCGCCGCCCCGATCCCGACGACCGGCGGGCCGTCCTGGTCGAGGCCACTGAGGACAGCTGCGGCCTGCACACCTCGGTGCGGGACGCCTGGTCGAGCCTGGAGGAGCACACCCTCGCGGGACTGGAACCGGCGGAGCGGGCGGAGCTGCTCCGGCTGCTGGCCAAGGTGGAGGCGAACCTCTGCCGGCAGGTCGAGGACTGCCCGGGCGCGGACTGA
- a CDS encoding alkene reductase: protein MTTAFDPVDLAGTRLSNRIALAPMTRSRAGAGGTATDLTVTYYTQRASAGLLITEGVQPSVVGQGYPSTPGLHSAEQVASWRKVTDSVHAAGGRIYAQLMHAGRIGHPVLLPDGLVPVAPSPVVAPGLLHTHEGPKDFVEPHELTGDEIRATVADFATAARNAVEAGFDGVEVHGANGYLIHQFLAPNTNRRTDAWGGSEQARLRFAVEVVEAVAAEIGPERTGLRISPGNPFNGIEEPAPDALYTALVAEIEPIGLAYLHVLESAGTRELTLELRKRFTGALVVNVFSDGPTGLEHHTVIDDGIADLISYGALFLANPDLPARLKAGGPFNTPDPSTFYGGDEKGYTDYPALDA from the coding sequence ATGACCACTGCGTTCGATCCCGTCGACCTCGCCGGCACGCGGCTCTCCAACCGCATCGCCCTCGCTCCGATGACCCGCAGCCGGGCCGGGGCCGGCGGTACGGCCACCGACCTCACCGTCACCTACTACACCCAGCGCGCCTCGGCCGGACTGCTCATCACCGAGGGGGTGCAGCCGTCGGTGGTGGGCCAGGGCTACCCCTCCACCCCCGGTCTGCACAGTGCCGAGCAGGTGGCCTCCTGGCGCAAGGTCACCGACTCCGTGCACGCGGCCGGCGGGCGGATCTACGCCCAGCTCATGCACGCCGGCCGGATCGGCCACCCCGTGCTGCTGCCGGACGGGCTGGTCCCGGTCGCCCCCTCTCCGGTCGTGGCACCGGGCCTGCTCCACACCCACGAGGGCCCCAAGGACTTCGTGGAGCCGCACGAACTGACCGGTGACGAGATCCGCGCGACCGTGGCGGACTTCGCCACGGCCGCCCGCAACGCGGTCGAGGCGGGTTTCGACGGAGTCGAGGTGCACGGAGCCAACGGCTATCTGATCCACCAGTTCCTCGCGCCCAACACCAACCGGCGCACCGACGCGTGGGGCGGTTCCGAGCAGGCCCGCCTCCGGTTCGCCGTCGAGGTGGTCGAGGCGGTCGCCGCCGAGATCGGCCCGGAGCGCACCGGACTGCGCATCTCACCCGGAAACCCCTTCAACGGCATCGAGGAGCCCGCCCCGGACGCCCTCTACACCGCGCTCGTGGCGGAGATCGAGCCGATCGGACTCGCGTACCTGCACGTCCTGGAGTCCGCCGGGACGCGTGAGCTGACCCTGGAGCTGCGCAAGCGGTTCACCGGGGCCCTCGTCGTCAACGTGTTCTCCGACGGACCGACCGGCCTCGAGCACCACACGGTGATCGACGACGGGATCGCCGACCTCATCTCCTACGGCGCGCTGTTCCTCGCCAACCCGGACCTCCCGGCGCGGCTGAAGGCCGGCGGACCGTTCAACACCCCGGATCCCTCGACCTTCTACGGCGGAGACGAGAAGGGCTACACCGACTACCCGGCGCTGGACGCCTGA